The Pseudomonadota bacterium genome window below encodes:
- a CDS encoding class I SAM-dependent methyltransferase has protein sequence MADDVIKKHDVNILKDTLNAQQAHWEEKFSEKVDMFGIEPSYPAHKATDLFKREGRTKILELGGGQGRDTLFFAQEGFQVNMLDYSKEGLKTIRRKAQKLGISKSITTLQHDIRHRLPFEDASFDCCFSHMLYCMALTTAELEFLSQEISRVLKPGGLNVYTARNVSDIHYRTGIHRGEDMWEVGGFVVHFFSREKVEHLAKGYDIINIEELEEGDLPRRLFLVILKKHRTACFSNKT, from the coding sequence TTGGCAGACGACGTGATTAAAAAACACGATGTAAACATTTTGAAGGATACCTTGAACGCCCAGCAGGCACATTGGGAGGAAAAGTTTTCAGAAAAAGTTGACATGTTTGGTATCGAGCCGAGCTATCCTGCCCACAAAGCAACTGATTTGTTTAAAAGAGAAGGCAGGACAAAAATTCTTGAGCTTGGTGGAGGTCAAGGACGCGATACCCTATTTTTTGCACAGGAGGGCTTTCAGGTTAATATGCTTGATTACAGCAAAGAAGGGCTCAAGACAATCAGACGAAAGGCACAAAAGCTTGGTATCTCAAAGTCCATCACAACGCTACAACATGATATCAGGCATCGTCTTCCCTTCGAGGACGCATCCTTTGATTGTTGTTTTTCCCACATGCTTTACTGTATGGCATTGACAACCGCTGAGCTTGAATTTCTCTCCCAGGAAATCAGCCGGGTGCTTAAACCCGGAGGATTGAACGTATACACGGCCAGGAATGTCAGTGATATCCATTACCGGACAGGGATCCATCGCGGTGAGGATATGTGGGAGGTCGGGGGTTTTGTTGTCCATTTTTTCAGCAGGGAAAAGGTGGAACATCTGGCAAAAGGATATGATATAATCAACATTGAGGAATTAGAAGAAGGAGACCTCCCGAGAAGGCTCTTTCTTGTGATCCTCAAGAAACACAGGACCGCCTGTTTTTCCAATAAGACATAA
- a CDS encoding ParB N-terminal domain-containing protein: protein MATKKIIVNPEFLYIPVEKIVVLEQVRSSINTETDSFKSLMQSIKDKGILEPLIVTGQDDGTYFLICGERRLVAARQLGLESVPARVIEAGKELGETIAL, encoded by the coding sequence ATGGCAACGAAGAAGATAATTGTTAATCCTGAGTTTTTGTACATTCCTGTAGAAAAGATTGTGGTCTTGGAGCAAGTTAGGTCAAGCATTAATACTGAAACAGACTCATTCAAGTCACTCATGCAGTCGATCAAAGACAAAGGCATCCTGGAACCGCTTATTGTAACAGGACAAGATGACGGGACATATTTTCTCATCTGCGGGGAGAGACGTCTTGTGGCAGCCAGACAATTAGGACTTGAATCCGTACCAGCAAGAGTTATTGAAGCAGGTAAGGAATTAGGTGAGACCATAGCCCTTTAA
- a CDS encoding outer membrane lipid asymmetry maintenance protein MlaD: MKKYSMETAVGIFVLIGLVCVGYMTVKLGKVSLFGEDTYPLYARFVSASGLRVGSTVEVYGLEVGSVKSLNIDIDKQMAVVGIAVNKSLKVYDDAAATIKTSGLIGDKYLKIDPGGSGEPIKQGGFITQTSVPADIEDLIGKYAFGDAKKEPNKTP, translated from the coding sequence ATGAAAAAATATTCAATGGAAACGGCTGTAGGCATTTTTGTTTTGATTGGTCTTGTATGTGTGGGCTATATGACGGTGAAGCTGGGCAAGGTTTCATTATTTGGAGAAGATACTTACCCGCTTTATGCCCGTTTTGTCTCGGCCTCGGGGTTAAGGGTCGGCAGCACAGTCGAGGTTTACGGACTTGAAGTGGGCAGTGTGAAAAGCCTGAATATCGACATAGATAAGCAGATGGCAGTTGTCGGAATAGCAGTTAACAAAAGCCTGAAGGTATATGATGATGCAGCAGCAACGATAAAGACCTCGGGGCTTATCGGTGATAAATATTTAAAAATAGATCCGGGCGGATCCGGGGAACCGATTAAACAAGGTGGCTTTATCACGCAGACATCAGTGCCGGCGGACATTGAAGACCTCATAGGGAAATATGCATTCGGGGATGCAAAGAAGGAGCCAAACAAGACCCCGTAA
- a CDS encoding VacJ family lipoprotein → MNYREPIRYWRRICFFLGPMVCLIFLLSSLHGFSSVYAADPARSRDTGVVEEQQRPEKGVDETVPDRSTAEKKPSDEYDNVTEEQVVSGEGPRVADPLESWNRAVYHFNDKVYFWALKPVAKGYKYILPEGVRGLFSSFYQNIKAPIRIANNLLQGELGYAGIELAKLLINSTVGVGGLRDCATECFNIKGRNADFGQTLGIYGMGHGFYLVWPFLGPSSARDSVGWGVDWSLKPTTYLGGSEWINVENVGLYVHESVNTTSFHIGDYETLKGAAIDPYVAMRDAYIQYRAKALKK, encoded by the coding sequence ATGAATTACAGAGAACCGATAAGATATTGGAGAAGGATATGTTTCTTCCTCGGACCGATGGTCTGCCTGATATTCCTGCTTTCCTCACTTCATGGCTTCTCATCTGTATATGCAGCAGACCCTGCCCGGAGCCGGGATACCGGTGTTGTCGAAGAGCAACAAAGACCGGAAAAGGGTGTAGACGAGACAGTGCCGGATCGGTCTACTGCCGAAAAAAAGCCGTCTGACGAGTATGATAATGTTACCGAGGAGCAAGTGGTCAGCGGTGAAGGGCCACGTGTTGCCGACCCCTTGGAATCATGGAACAGGGCCGTGTATCACTTTAATGATAAGGTCTACTTCTGGGCGCTAAAGCCCGTTGCAAAAGGCTATAAGTATATTCTGCCGGAAGGTGTCCGGGGTTTATTCAGCAGTTTTTATCAGAATATCAAGGCGCCCATTCGTATTGCAAATAATCTTCTTCAAGGAGAGTTGGGATACGCAGGGATCGAACTGGCCAAGTTGCTTATTAACTCCACAGTCGGTGTCGGTGGATTGAGGGACTGTGCAACAGAGTGTTTCAATATCAAGGGCCGCAATGCTGACTTTGGCCAGACACTGGGTATATATGGTATGGGTCATGGTTTCTATTTAGTCTGGCCGTTTCTCGGTCCTTCCAGTGCCCGTGATTCTGTCGGATGGGGCGTTGACTGGTCGCTCAAACCAACGACGTACCTTGGCGGTTCAGAGTGGATCAATGTGGAGAACGTAGGGCTTTATGTTCATGAATCAGTGAACACGACGTCTTTTCACATTGGCGATTACGAGACCCTCAAAGGGGCAGCGATTGACCCATACGTGGCTATGCGCGACGCATATATTCAATATCGTGCAAAGGCATTGAAGAAATAA
- a CDS encoding ABC transporter substrate-binding protein, translating to MKKRICKIILLMILMLPLNALAGIPLDTVKTNVNSVIEVMRDPKFKGEAGKKVKEQRIVVAADKLFDFVELSKRTLGLNWNKLTPEQRKEFVELFKTILKDAYVDKITAYTDEQVNFTKEVPLSETTIEVQSVVVTKTAQIPIYYRVIKKDSEWKVFDVVIEGVSLISNYRTQFRDILGNNPPETLLETLRKKVGKK from the coding sequence TTGAAAAAGCGGATCTGTAAAATCATACTTCTTATGATATTAATGCTTCCCCTAAATGCGCTTGCAGGTATCCCCCTCGATACGGTGAAAACTAATGTTAACAGCGTGATCGAGGTAATGCGCGATCCAAAGTTCAAAGGGGAGGCGGGCAAAAAGGTGAAAGAGCAGAGGATTGTAGTTGCCGCTGATAAGCTTTTTGATTTTGTAGAGCTTTCGAAGAGGACGCTGGGGTTGAACTGGAACAAATTAACCCCGGAACAGCGTAAAGAATTTGTTGAGTTATTTAAGACGATCCTCAAAGATGCCTATGTTGATAAAATCACGGCCTATACTGATGAGCAGGTGAACTTTACCAAGGAAGTACCTCTTTCCGAAACCACAATAGAGGTCCAGAGTGTTGTGGTGACAAAGACTGCCCAGATACCCATCTATTACAGGGTTATCAAGAAAGACAGCGAGTGGAAGGTATTTGATGTGGTGATCGAAGGAGTGAGCCTTATCAGCAATTACCGTACCCAATTCCGGGATATCCTCGGGAACAACCCGCCGGAGACGCTGCTTGAGACTCTGCGCAAAAAGGTTGGTAAAAAATGA
- a CDS encoding cation diffusion facilitator family transporter: protein MALKMNMSGEKRLAVTLFVTVLILAAEVVGGFLSNSLALLSDAGHMVTDALAIALGLVAARISRKPSDKNATFGYHRVGLLAALINGLSLLVIAVLIFYESYERLMSPPGINIPVMLGIAVLGLAGNLVMAFILGHSHEDLNLKSVWLHVLGDTLSSVGVIISGIIIYFTGWTYADPIASVLIGGIIIWGGVRLVRDTTSIFLNLTPRGFNVEMLAQKIIDMPDVIGIHDVHLWPVAHNHVAFSAHVLVNDKTLSEVEATKLNIETMLRENGVDHSTLQIECASVSCDNGLYCQGKPDNHDKGHNH, encoded by the coding sequence ATGGCACTTAAAATGAACATGAGCGGAGAAAAACGTCTTGCCGTCACCTTATTCGTAACAGTTCTTATACTGGCCGCTGAGGTTGTAGGCGGTTTTTTAAGCAACAGCCTTGCCCTCCTGAGTGATGCCGGGCATATGGTCACTGATGCCCTGGCAATAGCTCTGGGCCTCGTAGCTGCCCGCATAAGCAGAAAGCCGTCGGACAAAAACGCCACCTTCGGCTACCACAGGGTCGGTCTACTGGCGGCACTCATCAATGGGCTGAGCCTTTTGGTCATCGCTGTCCTTATCTTTTACGAATCCTATGAGAGGCTCATGTCTCCGCCGGGAATTAATATCCCTGTCATGCTCGGCATCGCTGTCCTTGGTCTCGCGGGCAATCTTGTTATGGCCTTTATCCTCGGCCACAGCCATGAAGATCTCAACCTGAAAAGCGTCTGGCTCCATGTCCTCGGTGATACCCTTTCTTCCGTAGGGGTCATCATCTCAGGCATCATTATCTATTTCACGGGATGGACCTATGCAGACCCGATTGCAAGTGTCCTCATCGGCGGCATTATTATCTGGGGAGGCGTCCGCCTGGTCCGTGACACAACCTCAATTTTCCTCAACCTGACCCCCAGGGGCTTCAATGTGGAAATGCTTGCGCAAAAGATTATCGACATGCCCGACGTCATAGGTATTCATGATGTCCATCTCTGGCCTGTAGCCCACAACCATGTTGCCTTTTCAGCCCACGTGCTCGTAAATGACAAGACTTTGAGCGAGGTTGAGGCAACAAAATTGAATATTGAAACAATGCTGAGAGAAAACGGGGTGGATCACAGCACCCTGCAGATCGAGTGCGCCAGCGTCTCCTGCGACAACGGCCTGTACTGTCAGGGAAAACCCGATAACCACGACAAAGGGCATAATCACTGA
- a CDS encoding ArsR family transcriptional regulator: MRKKIKEPPTPVERYNTIRRYIVSLLEDNTLSAKDISIYLRIQEKDISSHLEHIRKTLNKNNQHLTIIPAKCEKCGFVFIKRTRLTKPGKCPICRNSLINSQLFSIQSI; encoded by the coding sequence ATGAGAAAGAAGATTAAAGAACCGCCTACACCTGTTGAACGTTACAACACCATACGCAGATATATTGTTTCCCTGCTTGAAGATAATACCTTATCAGCCAAAGATATATCCATATACCTCAGGATTCAGGAGAAGGATATAAGCAGTCATCTCGAACATATACGAAAGACCTTAAACAAGAACAACCAGCATCTCACAATTATCCCGGCAAAATGCGAGAAGTGCGGTTTTGTATTTATAAAAAGAACCCGCCTGACAAAACCGGGCAAATGCCCAATCTGTCGCAACAGCCTGATTAATTCACAACTTTTTTCAATTCAGTCAATATAA